GATGGCGATGCCCAGGGCTGCCTCGGCCAGCATGAGCCGGTCGTTGCGGCCATTGCCCATCGCCGCGCAGCGCTGTGCGCCCAGGCTGCGTATATGATTGCGCTTAGCCTCGGCTTGGTTGCCCGGGGCCAGCACAGCCACTTGGCAGTGCAGTCCCTGGAGCTGCAAGCGCACACTGCCGAAGGTGTCGGCGGTAATGACGTGCACGGATAAATACTGGGCCAGGACAGTCATGCGCTCCACGGCTTCGGGCAGCACCGCGCCGTCGCGAGCGATGGTGCCATTGTAGTCCAGCACGAGGTGCTCCAGCTCCAGACGGCCCAGTCCGGGTATGTCGAACGCTTTCATGCATACTCCTTCACTGCTCAGATATCAGAAACAGTCGTCCAACACCTCTTCCAGTGAGCCGGCCCTTGCCAACTCTTCCTTCTCCAGCACGCGTGACATCTGTCCGGCGCGCATGACCACGATGCGCTCGGCGATGCGCTGGGCTTGGCGCAGGCTGTGCGAAACAACCAGCAACGTGTAGCGCTCCTTGAGGCGCAGCAACAATTCTTCCAGACGTAAGGCCGACTGATAATCTACCGAGGCAGTGGGTTCGTCCAGCAGCAGTACATCGGGCTCCAGCGCTATGGCGCGGGCCAGGCATAGCCGCTGCTGCTGGCCGCCGGAAAGGGTCTGCGCTCCCGCGTTCAAGCGGTTCTCGACTTCGTCCCACAGCCCTGCTTCGTTCAGAGCCGAGCGCATGCGCTCATGGGCTTCTAGGCCCGCAATGCCGCACACCAGCCGTAAGGGCAGGAGCAGATTTTTCTCCACGCTCATAGGCAGCACGTTAGGCGTCTGGAAAACCATTCCGACCCTGCGGCGCAGTTCTTCCACATCCCTATCCGGAGCGTAGACGTCCAATTGTCCATCTTTTAGCGCAAGGCGCACCCGACCCGATGTTGTGCAGCCCGGGAAGCACTCATTGAGTCGGTTTACGGCTCGCAACAAGGTCGTCTTGCCCGAGCCGGAGCGACCCAGGAGCACTGTGATGCCGCCAGCTGGAACTTCCATGTCCACGTCCCTGACCACGGGCGTTCCACCGAATGCAACGGTCAACCCTTCAATACGCACGGTGGTGCTCATGCCGAAGTCCTCCAGCGGCGCTGCATGGTCGCGTGCAGCAGATGAGCGCCCAGAAAAATACCCGAGGTCAGCAGCAGGAGCACCAGGGCCGCGCCGAATCCGCGGTTCAGCTCCCCAACCGTCTGGTGCTCGGCCGCGGTGGTAAAGATGAAGAAGGGCAAGGCCTCGTATTTATCCAGCAAGCCGCGCGGCAGGCCCGCATTGGCCACCACGCCGGTGAGCAAAATCACGGCCGTATCTTCGGCGGCTCGGCCTATGGCCAGCACGGCGCCGCCCAGGATGCCCTTGCCCGCGGCGGGCAGCTGGATGTGCCGGATGGCCTGGAGCTGCGTCAGACCCAGGCTCGGCCCCAGAAGTCGCAACTCCTCAGGCAGGCCT
This region of Desulfocurvibacter africanus subsp. africanus DSM 2603 genomic DNA includes:
- a CDS encoding HAD family hydrolase; this encodes MKAFDIPGLGRLELEHLVLDYNGTIARDGAVLPEAVERMTVLAQYLSVHVITADTFGSVRLQLQGLHCQVAVLAPGNQAEAKRNHIRSLGAQRCAAMGNGRNDRLMLAEAALGIAILGHEGMSVAAMTAADIVAANITDGLDLLLHPLRLTATLRE
- a CDS encoding phosphate ABC transporter ATP-binding protein encodes the protein MSTTVRIEGLTVAFGGTPVVRDVDMEVPAGGITVLLGRSGSGKTTLLRAVNRLNECFPGCTTSGRVRLALKDGQLDVYAPDRDVEELRRRVGMVFQTPNVLPMSVEKNLLLPLRLVCGIAGLEAHERMRSALNEAGLWDEVENRLNAGAQTLSGGQQQRLCLARAIALEPDVLLLDEPTASVDYQSALRLEELLLRLKERYTLLVVSHSLRQAQRIAERIVVMRAGQMSRVLEKEELARAGSLEEVLDDCF